The sequence GCGAGCTGTTGACATCACTGGAATTTGGAAACCATTTCATACTTGGTTTTTTGGGTTTGGATTAGTATTTTATGTTCTCACACGTCTGATTGTAAAGACCACCAAACTTCTAGAAGTCGAAGGTAGATAGTTTTTAATGAGTCGGTTGTCCAATGGTTGGAAAATCCCTGAGTCTCTAGATGATAAAATAGAACTGATGGAATCTTACCAAAAAACTGTCGGAAGTATGGAGGCGGAAAATCCGCTCACCATCTTTCGGGAACATATGGACAACGGACTTTTATTCAAAGCTGGATTGCAAGATGCGATGAACCAACTCACCACGTTTGCAAACCTCTATATGAGCATCATCGAACTAAAAAAAGAAATAGAGAAACAAACAAAAGGCGTTTGATCCAATCAAAAGTTCAATTACTGTATTTCTTCCAATTCTACTTCTGAAATACATCCTTCCTGAGAAAGAAGTTTGAATTCCGGGGTTAAAATATAAATATTTTCTGGATAATTTTTCTCTTTTTGAAACTTGGGAAGTTTAGATAAGGAAATCGAAACTTCCGATTTATTTTTTTCTTCAAATCGATAAACAAATGTCAGTTGGTCTTTTGGCATCCTAAGTTCTTTATCTACATTAATACTTTCCCGTAATAAAAAACGCATTTGAAATGTAGGTAAAGTTTCACCAGGACAAGCAATGACATTTAAATTTTTAAATTGTCTGGGTGAAAACTCAGTTCCATCCCAAAAATGGGAAAGTTTCATCTCTAAGAAAAAATCAAAATCTTCCTTCCCGTTTTGTTTCTTTCTCCAAACGGTTTTTCTATCTTTGTCTAATAGAAGGTGAATGCCACCAGATCCTGTTGTGTCTTCAATGCGGAAGGGTGGGTTTTCGTTGTATAAACTTATGTTTTTTTTGGTTCCAGAAAATAGATAGTAGTTCCCGAAGAGGACAAGTGTAATGGCGAAAAAAATCGGAAGAACAATGGCAGGTCTCATATGAAAGAAAAACTTCTCCAACCTGAGAAAATGGGCTACTTCTTTTTTTATCATTCCAACGTTTGGGAGATCCTATGAAAATCGGAATTTTAGGTGGTACTGGTCTCATTGGTACCTCATTCATTGAAACAGCTGTAGGTTTGGGACACAGGTTTCGTGTGTTTTCTAGAAAACCATCTTTACCACCTGAACTTTCTTCTTATCAAGAATTGGAATTTGTTTCATGTATCCTTCCACAAACTGCTGACTTGGAAGGACTCGATGCCATCATCAATTTGGTCGGTGAGCCAATAGCGGGCGTTAGATGGACGGAAGAACGGAAACGACTGATTCGTACTTCTCGTGTTGATTTTACTCGTGGACTTGTGGCTCGGATTATGGATCTAAAATCTCCACCCAAAGTTTTTGTGAACTCAAGTGCGATTGGTTATTATGGAATGTCAGAAGACAACCATCCTCCTTATACAGAGAATTCTCCTCCCGGTGAGGATTTTTTAGCAAAACTTTGTGTGGAGTGGGAAAACCAAATCCATCCCCTTTCCACAAGAGGAATTCGTTCCTTGGTTTTGCGAACTGGAATCGTTCTATCTCCTAAAGGAGGAGCTTTGGAGAAAATGATCCCTCCATTTTTACTGGGTGTGGGTGGTTCCATTGCTTCAGGGAAACAAGGGATGAGTTGGATTCATATATTGGATTTTATTTCTGCCATGTTGCACTTAATGCAGTTGGATTCGGCTTCCGGTGCTTATAATTTAGTTTCACCTTGTCCCGTAAGTAACGATGAATTTTCGATCACTTTGGCCAATACCTTACATCGCCCAAACTTTTTTAAAGTTCCAGCCTTCGCCATACAGGCGCTTTATGGAGAAGGTTCCGTTGTGGTGACCAAGGGACAGTATGTGGAACCTGCGCGTCTCCTTTCGAGCGGTTATGAGTTTCAGTTTCAAAATTTAGAAAAGGCACTCTCAAATCTTTTAGAAAAACAGTGATTTCTTCTTTTCAAAAGACAAGAAGGGTGAGAGACTGGAGCCAACCTTATCTTGGAGTAAGAAATGAACTCAAAAAAAGTCTTAGTCTCTCTCTTCGCACTCTCCTTCGCTTTCGTGATGGTGGCTTGTGGCGATTCCAAACCAAAAGAAGAAACACCTGCAGCTGTTGAATCTAGCGCAAGTGCAGATCCTGATCTTGCAAAAGGGGAAGAACTTTACCTTCAAAACTGCTCTTCTTGCCATGGCGAGAAAGGTGCTGGTGATGGTGCAGCTGCTGCAGCTCTAAACCCAAAACCAAGAAACTACAAATCCCCAGCTTCTGAATGGAAAAACGGAAATACTGCAGCTGGTGTGACTAAAACTTTGAAAGAAGGAATCAAAGGATCTCCAATGGTTGCTTACGGACATTTAGGCGACGATAACATCCGCATCCTTGCAAAATACGTAGAACACCTTTCTAAAAATTAATCATTGCCTTTTTCGGTTCCGCCTACGGGTCGGAACCGAACACTTGTCTTTATGAACCAAATCATTAAAAAAGCAGATCGCCCCACTTGTGATTGTGGGACCACTCGTGAGAGTGAAAACGCACGCAAAGTTGTAAAGTATTCCACTTGGGGAATGATCGCCATGGGCCTTGTCGGGATATCAGCTACACCGACAGATGTGTACTTTGTTTGTCGAAAATGCAAACAGCCGTTTGGCCGATTGTCGAAAGAAGAAAGAAAATCGAAATCCTAATTATTGTTGACCCTCGTTCTTGGTGAATTTCCCTGGAAGCTAATGATGGAAGAGTTTAAAATTCGGTTGGGATTTGAAAACGGGGGTAATTTACCCGTAATTCATATATCTGGTGAAATCACATCCGAAGCCGAAGAAGAGATTGTTGAATCCTACGAATCCATTCCGGGAGACAAACGCAGTCGCGTCATTTTGAACTTTTCGGAGACTTCTTACATCAATTCAGCGGGGATCGCAACCCTCATCAGTCTGATCACCAAATCTTCTGAAAACCAGGGAAAAATCGAGTTTGCCGGTCTCAATACACACTTTCGAAAAGTGATGGATATTGTTGGTCTCACTGATTTTGTCCTCATCCACGATTCTCTTAATTCTGCACTCACCCAAGTCTAAATTATTCTAGATTCCAAACTTCCCTTCCGTAAGATAGGAGGGAGAGAGGTCTTTTCATGAGTGAAGTGGAGTTCCACGTCAAAGGCAAAACATATAAATTACCGGTCATTGTTGGTACCGATGGAAAAGAGGGAATCGACCTAACCGATTTTTATAGAAAAACGGGCCTGGTCACTGTAGATCCTGGTTTATTCAACACTGCTCTTGGTTTGTCTAAAGTATCAAGACGTGATCCCGAAAAAGGGGAACTAACCTACAGAGGTTATGATTTAAAAGAACTTGCTTATCAATCCACATTTGTGGAAACTTCGTTTTTATTAATTTACGGAAACCTTCCCACCAAACAAGAGTTAGGCGATTTTTCTGGTCGGCTTTCAAAACACTCAATGATCCATGAAGATATGTTAAATCTTTTCGATGGATTCCCTGGTGTTGCCAATCCATTGGCGGTCTTGTCTGTTATGGTTACTTCACTTTCTAGTTATTATTTAGAAGAATATGAAGAAAAGTTAGATATGGGAGTGGATTTAATTGCAAGGTTACTGGCAAAAATCCGCACCATTGCTGCTTTTACTTATAAACATGCAGTGGGCCATCCTTTTGTATATCCTTTGGATAAAAATCCATATTGCACAAACTTTCTTTACATGATGCATAAAATGCCAGCGGACAATTATACAGTTCCAGAAGAGTTTGATCGCATTTTAAACCAGATGTGGATTTTACATGCGGACCATGAACAAAATGTATCCAACACCGCAGTCCAAGTTGTTGGATCCACACAAGCAAATTTATTTGCCTCTATTTCTGCAGGGATTATGGCACAATGGGGAGCAAGAGAAGGTGGACGTCCAACGGCAGCCATTGGTCTGATTGAAGACATTGTTAAAACCAAAACACCTGTTAAAGATTATTTTGAAAGATTCAAACGTGGTGGCCTAAACATCCAAACCAATGGATTTGGACAAAAGGCATACGATGTGGTAAGTCCACGTGCCAAAGTGGCTCGGGAAATCATTCACGAATTCTATAAAGGCAGAAAATTGTCTGCTGTGGAAGACATTGCCCTACAAATAGACGAAGTGGTATGGAACGATTCCTATTTTATGGAAAATCTTCTTTACCCAAATTTAGAATACTACTCTGGACTCGTATTTCACACATTGGGAATCCCTAAGAATATGTTCTCTGTGATGCAAGTCATAGGTCGACTTCCTGGTTGGCTTGCACATTGGAGAGAACAAAGAGTGAAGGGAGACTTCTCAAAAGTTCGTCCAAAACAGATATATGTGGGCGAAAACCAAAGAAAATACATCCCTGTTCAGAACCGCCTATAGGTCTGTTAAACTTCCTTTGTCCATGAATTTCCGATGGATCGGAATGATTTGGTGTTTGGTGCTTTTTTCGTGTATGGCGACAGAAGTGCCTCCCACTGCCGATAGAGGTGTTCTATTGGCGGAGTCGTATCTGAGTGGGCAGAAAACAACCTTAGAACTCAAAGGGGATTGGGAATATTATCCAGGCTTACTTATCTCCCCCAATGATTTCGAAACCTTAAATACAAGTAGAGAGCCACATTTTTTTTACGTTCCAGGGATTTGGTCTGATTCTTTTTTGAACCGCGGATTTCTTGCTGGGGATGGGTATGCCACGTTTAGCCTCAAGGTTAAACATGGTCTTCAAGGAGTCCCTCTTTCATTAAAAGTTCCCGAGATGGAGACCGCCTATAACCTGTTTGTTGATGGTGTAAAGATGTCTTCGAATGGGGTTGTGGCTACTTCATACCAAACAGGGAAACCGGAGTATCGTCCACGAATTGTTGATTTTTTCCCAAAAGAAAATCAAACTTCTATAGTTTTACAAATTTCGAATTATCATCACAGGAAAGGTGGCCCAGCCCAAGCGATCATATTAGGTAGGACATCCGATATCCATAACAAATACGAATTTGCGATTTTACGAGATATGCTCCTTGTTGGAAGTATTTTGTTTATGGGGATCTATCATTTATTTTTATATTGGAACAGGAAAAAAGATCCGTTTACTTATTGGTTTGCTCTCACTTGTATCTTAGTCGCCTTACGGGTGTTTATTACAGGAAACAAGTATATCATTCAGTTATATCCTGACTTATCTTGGGAAGTCCATTTGAAGCTTAGTTACCTGAGTTTCTTTTTAATCACACCTATTTTTGTACGATATGTTTATTTGCTCTTTAAACCATATTTTTCTAGAAGAGTGTATGAATTTCTAAAGTATTTGGGTTTTGCTTTTTGTTTTATCGTTTTAGTAACTAGATCTTCTTTTTATACATATTTGATGGTCCCGTTTCAAGTATTTACATTGTTAGGTGCTGGTTATACCTTTGTTGTCATCGCCAGGACAATTCGTGATTCCTTACCTGGTTCGAAGATCTTTTTTCTGAGTTTTGCAATTTTTATTGGAAGTTTTGTTAACGATATATTGGTAAATAATCTAATCATATATGGACCGCTAACCATCCATTTTGGAATTTTTACAATGTTCTTTGTGCAGTCAGTTTATATTGCTAGAAATTTTTCAAAAGGATTTGTTGAAGCTGAAAATCTAGCGGTAGAACTTTCTGATAAAAACCAAACCTTGCAACGGGTTCAAAACCAACTCACTGAGCTGAATGAAAGATTAGAGACTCGAGTTAAAGATAAAACCGAGGAACTCCAAGGGAAGTTAGATCAGATTGGAAAAGATATGAGGCTTGCTAAGTCCATCATTCAAAGTGTAACCAAACTTCCTGATGTCTCCCCTTATCTAAAAGTAGATATTTTGTATAAACCGATCGCTGAAGTCGGAGGAGATATTTTCTTTGTAAAACGAATTCAAGACTTTTACTACAGGTTCTTTTTGGGTGATGCCACGGGTCATGGTTTGCAAGCCGCTCTTTATTCGATGATGATCCAATCTGAATTTGAACGGGTATCCGCTGTGGCAATGCGCCCCAATGATTTGTTGTTCTATATGAACCAACACTTCTATGATAAAAATGCTGACTTACAAATTTATTTCCCAGCTATGTCGATGGACTTTGATTTCCATCAGGGGATCCTTCGTTATGCGGGAGGAGGTGTTCAAAACCAAATTCATATGAAAAAAAATGGTAACGTGACTATGTTGGAAAACACGGGGCCTATCATTGGAATTTTAGAACATTATCGGTATGGAATATTCGAATCAAAGGTGGAGTCGGGAGACCGTATCTTTTTATTTACAGATGGATTGTTT comes from Leptospira mtsangambouensis and encodes:
- a CDS encoding STAS domain-containing protein, translating into MMEEFKIRLGFENGGNLPVIHISGEITSEAEEEIVESYESIPGDKRSRVILNFSETSYINSAGIATLISLITKSSENQGKIEFAGLNTHFRKVMDIVGLTDFVLIHDSLNSALTQV
- a CDS encoding citrate/2-methylcitrate synthase is translated as MSEVEFHVKGKTYKLPVIVGTDGKEGIDLTDFYRKTGLVTVDPGLFNTALGLSKVSRRDPEKGELTYRGYDLKELAYQSTFVETSFLLIYGNLPTKQELGDFSGRLSKHSMIHEDMLNLFDGFPGVANPLAVLSVMVTSLSSYYLEEYEEKLDMGVDLIARLLAKIRTIAAFTYKHAVGHPFVYPLDKNPYCTNFLYMMHKMPADNYTVPEEFDRILNQMWILHADHEQNVSNTAVQVVGSTQANLFASISAGIMAQWGAREGGRPTAAIGLIEDIVKTKTPVKDYFERFKRGGLNIQTNGFGQKAYDVVSPRAKVAREIIHEFYKGRKLSAVEDIALQIDEVVWNDSYFMENLLYPNLEYYSGLVFHTLGIPKNMFSVMQVIGRLPGWLAHWREQRVKGDFSKVRPKQIYVGENQRKYIPVQNRL
- a CDS encoding c-type cytochrome, with amino-acid sequence MNSKKVLVSLFALSFAFVMVACGDSKPKEETPAAVESSASADPDLAKGEELYLQNCSSCHGEKGAGDGAAAAALNPKPRNYKSPASEWKNGNTAAGVTKTLKEGIKGSPMVAYGHLGDDNIRILAKYVEHLSKN
- a CDS encoding TIGR01777 family oxidoreductase, with protein sequence MKIGILGGTGLIGTSFIETAVGLGHRFRVFSRKPSLPPELSSYQELEFVSCILPQTADLEGLDAIINLVGEPIAGVRWTEERKRLIRTSRVDFTRGLVARIMDLKSPPKVFVNSSAIGYYGMSEDNHPPYTENSPPGEDFLAKLCVEWENQIHPLSTRGIRSLVLRTGIVLSPKGGALEKMIPPFLLGVGGSIASGKQGMSWIHILDFISAMLHLMQLDSASGAYNLVSPCPVSNDEFSITLANTLHRPNFFKVPAFAIQALYGEGSVVVTKGQYVEPARLLSSGYEFQFQNLEKALSNLLEKQ
- a CDS encoding SpoIIE family protein phosphatase; protein product: MATEVPPTADRGVLLAESYLSGQKTTLELKGDWEYYPGLLISPNDFETLNTSREPHFFYVPGIWSDSFLNRGFLAGDGYATFSLKVKHGLQGVPLSLKVPEMETAYNLFVDGVKMSSNGVVATSYQTGKPEYRPRIVDFFPKENQTSIVLQISNYHHRKGGPAQAIILGRTSDIHNKYEFAILRDMLLVGSILFMGIYHLFLYWNRKKDPFTYWFALTCILVALRVFITGNKYIIQLYPDLSWEVHLKLSYLSFFLITPIFVRYVYLLFKPYFSRRVYEFLKYLGFAFCFIVLVTRSSFYTYLMVPFQVFTLLGAGYTFVVIARTIRDSLPGSKIFFLSFAIFIGSFVNDILVNNLIIYGPLTIHFGIFTMFFVQSVYIARNFSKGFVEAENLAVELSDKNQTLQRVQNQLTELNERLETRVKDKTEELQGKLDQIGKDMRLAKSIIQSVTKLPDVSPYLKVDILYKPIAEVGGDIFFVKRIQDFYYRFFLGDATGHGLQAALYSMMIQSEFERVSAVAMRPNDLLFYMNQHFYDKNADLQIYFPAMSMDFDFHQGILRYAGGGVQNQIHMKKNGNVTMLENTGPIIGILEHYRYGIFESKVESGDRIFLFTDGLFEELNESDGLQALNDLLEVIQSTSSLPFSEVVPSIQTMLFQRMNKSQWKDDATLILIEIT